In Clostridia bacterium, a single window of DNA contains:
- a CDS encoding sel1 repeat family protein translates to MKHGAFLFYSFLYKCAMAYLEMWADQEITTPIDEFVAMTLAGFPLAAYFAGDMFESAENFEMAERMYNAIAFENDAHGIKCYGDMLFVGKGVEKDMQSALRMYTKSAGLGDRAAMFVVGEFTKNTNVNLAAYWYGVAHSRGYQHALQRMMQIANK, encoded by the coding sequence GGTGCATTTTTGTTTTATTCATTTTTATATAAGTGTGCGATGGCCTATCTTGAAATGTGGGCAGACCAAGAGATAACAACACCAATTGATGAATTCGTTGCTATGACATTGGCGGGATTTCCTTTGGCGGCATATTTTGCAGGCGATATGTTTGAGTCTGCAGAAAATTTTGAAATGGCTGAAAGAATGTACAATGCTATTGCCTTTGAAAATGATGCTCACGGTATAAAGTGTTATGGTGATATGCTTTTTGTTGGTAAAGGTGTTGAAAAGGATATGCAGTCAGCATTGAGAATGTACACAAAATCTGCAGGACTTGGTGATAGAGCAGCTATGTTTGTGGTTGGAGAATTCACAAAAAACACCAATGTTAATCTTGCTGCATATTGGTATGGCGTTGCTCATAGTAGAGGTTACCAACACGCACTTCAGAGAATGATGCAAATTGCTAACAAATAA